A single region of the Gilliamella apis genome encodes:
- a CDS encoding ABC transporter ATP-binding protein: MSSTPALELIALKKKYKNGVEALKGINLTVQAGDFYALLGPNGAGKSTTIGIISSLVTKTSGQVKIFGYDLDRDVVNAKRQLGLVPQEFNFNQFEEVLQIVTNQGGYYGLPRKLALQRAEKYLRILDLWDKRHSRACMLSGGMKRRLMIARALIHEPKLLILDEPTAGVDIEVRRSMWDFLREINRQGITIILTTHYLEEAEMLCRHIGIIQRGELVANSSMRDLLAKSQSETIIIDYVPTATPIYLQGYHYTEVESGMLEVSVDKQHGLNQLFEQLNQQNIKVISVRNKANRLEELFVDLLHNDTKAKGAIDE; the protein is encoded by the coding sequence ATGTCATCAACGCCCGCACTAGAGCTCATAGCGCTCAAGAAAAAATATAAAAATGGTGTAGAAGCATTAAAAGGAATTAATTTAACCGTGCAAGCAGGGGATTTTTACGCTTTGCTCGGTCCTAATGGTGCAGGTAAATCAACCACCATTGGTATAATTAGTTCTTTAGTTACCAAAACCTCTGGGCAGGTTAAAATCTTTGGATATGATTTAGACCGCGATGTTGTTAATGCAAAAAGGCAATTAGGTCTGGTCCCGCAGGAGTTCAACTTTAACCAATTTGAAGAAGTCTTACAAATTGTTACCAATCAAGGTGGTTACTATGGCTTGCCACGCAAATTAGCTTTGCAACGAGCAGAAAAATATCTACGTATTTTGGATTTGTGGGATAAACGACACAGTCGAGCCTGTATGTTATCCGGTGGAATGAAAAGACGGCTGATGATAGCTAGAGCACTTATCCATGAACCAAAATTACTCATTCTTGATGAACCAACCGCAGGGGTTGATATTGAAGTACGCCGTTCTATGTGGGATTTTCTACGAGAAATTAATCGTCAAGGTATTACCATTATATTAACGACTCACTATTTGGAAGAAGCTGAAATGCTATGTCGCCACATAGGTATTATTCAGCGTGGTGAATTAGTTGCTAATTCATCAATGCGTGATCTGCTAGCAAAAAGTCAATCCGAAACAATCATCATTGATTATGTACCAACAGCTACACCAATCTATCTTCAAGGTTATCATTATACCGAGGTCGAATCGGGAATGTTAGAAGTCAGTGTAGATAAACAACATGGATTAAATCAACTATTTGAACAACTCAATCAACAAAATATTAAAGTGATTAGTGTTCGTAATAAAGCCAATCGACTAGAAGAATTATTTGTAGATTTATTACATAACGATACAAAAGCTAAAGGAGCTATTGATGAATAA
- the mog gene encoding molybdopterin adenylyltransferase has product MIKIGLVSVSDRASQGVYQDEGIPALLSWLQTALKTPFITEQRIIPDEQLIIEEILCELVDKLQCHLILTTGGTGPAIRDVTPDATLAIADRLMPGFGEQMRQISLHFVPTAILSRQVGVIRKQCLILNLPGRPKSIKETLEGVKDEQGNTIVTGIFASVPYCIDLLDGPYIETHNHVVQAFRPKNASKSNL; this is encoded by the coding sequence ATGATCAAAATTGGTTTGGTTTCAGTATCGGATAGAGCATCACAAGGTGTTTATCAAGATGAAGGTATTCCAGCGCTGTTATCATGGTTACAGACAGCCTTAAAAACACCATTTATTACCGAACAACGTATTATTCCTGATGAACAACTAATCATTGAAGAGATTTTATGCGAATTGGTAGATAAGTTGCAATGCCATCTAATATTAACTACTGGCGGTACAGGGCCAGCAATTAGAGATGTTACTCCAGATGCAACCTTAGCAATTGCTGACCGATTAATGCCAGGTTTTGGCGAACAAATGCGGCAAATTAGTTTGCATTTTGTTCCTACGGCAATTTTATCCAGACAAGTGGGTGTCATTAGAAAGCAATGTTTAATTTTAAACTTACCAGGCAGGCCTAAATCAATTAAAGAAACCCTTGAAGGCGTGAAAGATGAACAAGGAAATACTATTGTCACAGGTATCTTTGCAAGTGTTCCATATTGTATTGATTTATTAGATGGTCCTTATATCGAAACTCATAATCATGTTGTTCAAGCTTTCCGACCTAAAAATGCTAGCAAATCTAATCTTTAA
- the argR gene encoding transcriptional regulator ArgR, which produces MKQNDLTKTFKEMLLQEKFSSQIGIVQALQEQGFDNINQSKVSRMLTKFGAVRTRNAKSEMVYCLPAEMSVPTTSSPLKNLVLDIDYNSSMVVIRTSPGAAQLIARLLDSIGKSEGILGSIAGDDTIFSTPTKDCSVKKLYQTIIELFERSL; this is translated from the coding sequence ATGAAACAAAATGATCTCACTAAAACTTTTAAAGAAATGTTATTACAAGAAAAGTTTAGTTCTCAGATAGGTATCGTACAGGCCTTACAGGAACAAGGGTTTGATAATATAAATCAGTCCAAAGTATCCAGAATGTTAACCAAATTTGGCGCAGTAAGAACTCGCAATGCAAAATCTGAAATGGTCTACTGCTTACCAGCCGAAATGAGCGTACCAACCACTAGTAGTCCACTGAAGAATTTAGTATTGGATATTGATTACAATAGTTCAATGGTCGTTATCCGTACCAGTCCTGGCGCAGCTCAACTAATTGCTAGACTTTTAGATTCAATTGGTAAATCAGAGGGAATTTTAGGCTCTATTGCTGGTGATGATACGATTTTTAGCACTCCAACTAAAGATTGTTCGGTTAAGAAACTGTATCAAACTATTATTGAATTATTTGAGCGAAGCTTATAA
- the lysC gene encoding lysine-sensitive aspartokinase 3: METSFIIAKFGGTSVADYPAMVNSANIVLANPNVKVVVLSASAGITNLLVALAEGRDANVRAKHIAKIQSIQYNILENLPENQALRTEIDQIIANIASLSEAASLATSPALTDELVSHGEIMSSKLFVEILKHQQKNAIWFDVRKVMRTDDKFGKAVPKIDEIKQLCCAHLKSLNPETIVVTQGFIGSESSGKTTTLGRGGSDYTAALLGEALNATQIDIWTDVAGIYTTDPRITSAAKRIDEISFAEAAEMATFGAKVLHPATLVPAVRSNIPVFVGSSKAPQDGGTIVYNTHSIKSSLPSFRALALRRQQTLLTLTSLNMLHAQGFLANVFNILAKHNISVDLVTTSEVSIALTIDTTGTNTNGNSLLTKALFDELSTVCHVEVEEDLALIAIIGNNLTSTKGIAKEVFGALDDFIIRLCCYGASTHNLCLLARSNDAEDVIKVLHKTIFE, encoded by the coding sequence ATGGAAACATCATTTATAATTGCTAAATTCGGTGGTACTAGCGTTGCAGATTATCCAGCAATGGTCAACAGTGCCAATATTGTTCTAGCTAATCCTAATGTCAAAGTTGTCGTATTATCTGCCTCAGCAGGTATAACCAATTTATTGGTAGCATTAGCTGAGGGTCGTGATGCCAATGTCAGAGCAAAACACATCGCCAAAATTCAATCAATTCAATATAATATCTTAGAAAATCTACCTGAAAATCAAGCTCTACGCACTGAAATTGACCAAATTATTGCCAATATTGCTTCATTATCTGAAGCCGCAAGTTTAGCAACCTCACCGGCATTAACCGATGAATTAGTTAGCCATGGTGAAATAATGTCATCAAAACTGTTTGTTGAGATACTAAAACATCAACAAAAAAATGCCATTTGGTTTGATGTCCGTAAAGTAATGCGCACCGATGATAAATTTGGTAAAGCAGTACCGAAAATTGATGAAATCAAACAACTCTGTTGTGCACATTTAAAATCCCTCAACCCAGAAACTATCGTCGTTACTCAAGGATTTATTGGCAGTGAAAGTTCAGGTAAAACCACAACTTTAGGTCGAGGCGGAAGCGATTATACCGCTGCTTTACTTGGCGAAGCATTAAATGCTACCCAAATTGATATCTGGACCGATGTTGCTGGTATTTATACCACCGATCCTCGGATTACCTCTGCTGCAAAACGTATTGATGAAATATCGTTTGCCGAAGCCGCTGAAATGGCCACTTTTGGAGCTAAAGTTTTGCACCCAGCAACACTAGTACCAGCAGTGCGTAGCAATATTCCGGTATTTGTTGGATCAAGCAAAGCACCACAAGACGGAGGAACTATTGTCTATAATACTCATAGTATTAAATCTTCATTACCTTCGTTCAGAGCATTAGCACTTCGTCGTCAACAGACATTATTGACTTTAACCAGTTTAAATATGCTACATGCACAAGGCTTTTTAGCTAATGTATTTAATATATTGGCAAAACACAATATCTCGGTCGATTTAGTGACAACATCTGAAGTCAGCATTGCATTAACCATTGATACCACAGGCACAAATACCAATGGTAACAGCTTATTAACTAAAGCGTTATTTGATGAGTTATCAACGGTTTGCCATGTTGAAGTTGAAGAAGATTTAGCGTTGATTGCTATAATTGGTAATAATCTGACCTCAACTAAAGGTATAGCAAAAGAAGTTTTCGGTGCTTTAGATGATTTTATTATTCGTCTATGTTGTTACGGTGCTAGTACGCATAATCTTTGCTTACTAGCAAGAAGTAATGATGCAGAAGATGTGATCAAAGTTTTACACAAAACTATTTTTGAATAA
- a CDS encoding GlsB/YeaQ/YmgE family stress response membrane protein, with protein MGILSWIILGLIAGWIAKFFMPLGQVGVLKTILLGVAGALVGGYISTFFGWGSVTGFNFPSLFISVLGAILLIYIYRLIK; from the coding sequence ATGGGTATTTTAAGCTGGATTATTCTAGGATTAATTGCTGGATGGATTGCTAAGTTTTTTATGCCATTAGGACAAGTTGGTGTGCTTAAAACCATTCTACTTGGTGTGGCAGGTGCATTAGTTGGTGGTTACATTAGTACATTCTTCGGTTGGGGTAGTGTAACTGGTTTTAACTTCCCAAGTTTATTTATTTCGGTTCTTGGCGCTATTTTATTGATTTATATTTATCGGTTAATAAAATAG
- the cysS gene encoding cysteine--tRNA ligase: MLKIFNTLTREKEIFQPITANKVGLYVCGVTIYDLCHIGHGRTFVAFDVVTRYLRFLGYDLTYVRNITDVDDKIIKRALENGETCDELTDRMLKEMYADFDALNIKRPDVEPRATRHMSQIIELVEELIKKEHAYIADNGDVMFSVDSDPNYGILSRQNLEQLQAGARVDVVDVKRNPMDFVLWKMSKPNEPSWDSPWGKGRPGWHIECSAMNSHQLGNHFDIHGGGSDLMFPHHENEIAQSTCAHNGQYVNYWMHSGMVMIDQEKMSKSLNNFFTIRDVLEHYDAETVRYFLLSGHYRSQLNYSEENLKQARTALERLYTALRDTDTNYPHNTPDSYYYRQFCQAMNDDFNTPEAYSTLFDLAREINKAKAENDMQLANELAAELRYLSSVLGLLEQDPVKFLQGSNQDDSETQLIEALIKQRNDARASKNWALADEARDKLNQMNIILEDGANGTTWRKKS, encoded by the coding sequence ATGTTAAAAATCTTTAATACACTAACTCGAGAAAAAGAGATATTTCAACCTATTACAGCTAATAAAGTTGGACTATATGTCTGTGGCGTTACCATTTATGATCTTTGCCACATTGGCCATGGTCGTACTTTTGTTGCATTTGATGTTGTTACTCGCTATTTACGTTTTTTAGGTTACGATCTGACTTATGTGCGTAATATTACCGATGTCGATGACAAAATCATTAAACGTGCGCTTGAAAATGGCGAAACCTGCGATGAATTAACAGATCGCATGTTAAAAGAGATGTATGCCGATTTTGACGCACTGAATATAAAACGACCTGATGTAGAGCCTCGTGCAACTCGTCATATGTCGCAAATTATCGAGCTTGTAGAAGAGTTAATCAAAAAAGAGCATGCTTATATCGCTGATAATGGTGATGTCATGTTTTCTGTCGATAGTGATCCTAACTACGGCATTTTATCACGTCAAAATTTAGAACAGTTACAAGCAGGCGCTCGCGTTGATGTCGTTGATGTAAAACGCAATCCAATGGATTTTGTGCTTTGGAAAATGTCAAAACCTAACGAACCGAGTTGGGATTCTCCATGGGGTAAAGGCCGACCAGGTTGGCATATTGAATGCTCGGCTATGAATAGTCATCAGTTAGGCAATCATTTTGATATCCATGGTGGCGGATCTGACTTAATGTTCCCACATCATGAAAATGAAATCGCCCAATCAACCTGTGCCCATAATGGTCAATATGTAAATTACTGGATGCACTCAGGTATGGTGATGATTGACCAAGAAAAGATGTCTAAATCACTTAATAATTTTTTCACCATTCGTGATGTATTAGAGCATTATGATGCAGAGACTGTGCGTTATTTTTTATTATCAGGTCATTATCGTAGCCAGCTTAATTATAGTGAGGAAAATTTAAAGCAAGCTAGAACTGCTTTAGAAAGACTTTATACTGCTTTACGAGATACTGATACTAATTATCCACATAACACGCCTGATAGTTATTATTATCGACAATTTTGTCAGGCAATGAATGATGATTTCAATACTCCAGAAGCATATTCAACCTTATTTGACTTAGCTCGAGAGATAAATAAAGCTAAAGCAGAAAATGATATGCAATTAGCCAATGAACTTGCTGCTGAATTACGCTATTTATCTTCTGTACTTGGTTTACTTGAACAAGATCCAGTTAAATTTTTACAAGGTAGTAATCAGGATGATAGTGAAACACAACTCATTGAAGCATTAATTAAACAACGTAATGATGCTCGTGCTAGTAAAAATTGGGCTTTAGCTGATGAGGCACGAGATAAACTCAATCAAATGAATATTATTTTAGAAGACGGTGCTAACGGCACAACTTGGCGTAAAAAAAGTTAA
- the trmJ gene encoding tRNA (cytosine(32)/uridine(32)-2'-O)-methyltransferase TrmJ has product MGSAARAMKTMGLTNLCLVNPIIKPDSQSISLAAGASDIIKQAQIFSSLEEAVADCSLVIGTSARPRSLQWPNLTPKECGDKIIAEASHHAQVALVFGRERVGLTNDELQKCHFHVGIPANPDYSSLNLAMSVQVLCYEIRMSMLSAQDSLSQLVDQNVNDIQYPKDQDIERFYQHLEQTLLQTGFINPNHPGQIMGRLRRLFTRARIEQQELNILRGILTSIDKK; this is encoded by the coding sequence ATGGGTTCTGCAGCTCGTGCAATGAAAACCATGGGATTAACTAATCTCTGTTTGGTTAATCCGATAATAAAGCCAGACTCTCAGTCTATTTCTCTGGCAGCTGGAGCCAGTGATATTATCAAACAGGCACAAATATTTTCCTCTTTAGAAGAAGCTGTTGCCGATTGTTCTTTAGTTATTGGTACTAGTGCTCGGCCACGAAGCTTACAATGGCCAAATTTAACACCAAAAGAGTGCGGGGATAAAATAATTGCCGAAGCTTCTCATCATGCTCAAGTGGCTTTAGTTTTTGGTCGGGAACGAGTTGGGTTAACTAACGATGAATTACAAAAATGCCACTTCCATGTCGGTATACCTGCTAATCCTGACTATAGCTCTTTAAATTTAGCAATGTCAGTACAAGTTCTTTGTTACGAAATCAGGATGTCGATGTTGTCTGCTCAAGACTCATTATCACAATTAGTTGATCAGAATGTAAATGACATACAATATCCTAAAGATCAAGATATTGAACGATTTTATCAGCATTTAGAGCAAACCTTATTACAAACAGGTTTTATTAATCCTAATCATCCGGGACAAATTATGGGGCGTTTACGAAGATTATTTACTCGTGCCCGTATTGAACAACAAGAACTGAATATATTAAGGGGAATTTTAACCTCAATAGATAAAAAATAG
- the raiA gene encoding ribosome-associated translation inhibitor RaiA, with protein MTLSITSKQMDITPAIRSYLEDKFSKLDKWRALLINPHFILSKEPDGFIVDATIATKGSPLVASAKHSDMYAAINDLVAKLEKQLNKIQHKGESRRAFDSIKNTVVEEEY; from the coding sequence ATGACTTTAAGTATTACCAGTAAACAAATGGATATTACCCCTGCAATTCGTAGCTATCTAGAAGATAAGTTTTCGAAATTAGATAAATGGAGAGCACTGTTAATTAACCCTCACTTTATTTTATCTAAAGAACCTGATGGATTTATTGTTGATGCGACAATTGCAACCAAAGGTTCGCCACTAGTTGCTTCCGCTAAACACTCAGATATGTATGCTGCAATTAATGACTTAGTTGCTAAACTTGAAAAACAACTGAATAAAATCCAACATAAAGGCGAATCTCGCCGTGCATTTGACAGTATAAAAAATACAGTAGTTGAAGAAGAATATTAA
- the pheA gene encoding bifunctional chorismate mutase/prephenate dehydratase translates to MTTNPLLPLREKINRLDQKLIEILAERRQVSTEVIQTKIAANIPLRDLARERSLIKALIEQGKQYNLDDILIKRLYQIIIEDSVLLQQKLLQEKLNQGAISSANIAFLGPKGSYSHSAARRYASTHFDQLTESSCSTFKDVFEKIESKVVDYGILPIENSSSGSINEVYDLLQKTNLHIIGELSLPIDHCVLAIPSAKLEQIDTIYSHPQPFQQCSNFLENYPHWKIVYCDSTSSAMETVAKLNQPNIAAMGNKDGGELYGLQVLEHNFANQKENITRFIVLARDPIEVSEQIPAKTTILMKTGQQAGALVDALSVLRNHNIVMTKLESRPIHGTPWEEMFYIDLQGNVHDYEMQVALKELAAITLYTKVLGCYPSDSITAIM, encoded by the coding sequence ATGACTACCAATCCTTTATTGCCTTTACGCGAAAAAATTAACCGACTCGATCAAAAATTAATTGAAATCCTTGCTGAAAGACGTCAAGTTTCAACCGAAGTTATTCAAACTAAAATAGCGGCTAACATACCTTTACGTGATTTAGCTCGTGAACGCTCACTCATTAAGGCATTAATCGAACAAGGTAAACAATACAATCTTGATGATATTTTAATTAAGCGCCTGTATCAAATTATTATTGAAGATTCAGTGCTACTACAACAGAAACTTTTACAAGAAAAATTGAATCAAGGGGCTATTTCCTCAGCAAATATTGCCTTTTTAGGACCCAAAGGATCATATTCACATTCAGCAGCCCGCCGTTATGCGAGTACCCACTTTGATCAGTTAACTGAATCAAGCTGCAGTACGTTTAAAGATGTGTTTGAAAAGATCGAGTCAAAAGTTGTTGATTATGGAATTTTGCCGATAGAGAATTCTAGTTCCGGCTCTATCAATGAAGTTTATGATTTGTTACAAAAAACCAATTTACATATTATTGGTGAACTATCATTACCGATTGATCACTGCGTTTTAGCCATTCCTAGTGCTAAACTTGAGCAAATAGATACCATTTATAGCCACCCGCAACCTTTCCAACAATGCAGTAATTTCCTAGAAAATTATCCACATTGGAAAATTGTTTATTGTGATAGCACTTCATCAGCAATGGAAACTGTTGCTAAATTAAATCAACCTAATATTGCTGCTATGGGTAACAAAGACGGGGGTGAATTATACGGTTTACAGGTTCTTGAGCACAATTTTGCTAATCAAAAAGAGAATATTACCCGTTTTATTGTTTTAGCGCGCGATCCAATCGAAGTTTCCGAACAAATTCCAGCTAAAACCACGATCTTAATGAAAACTGGCCAACAAGCAGGTGCTCTAGTTGATGCCCTATCCGTTTTACGTAATCATAATATTGTTATGACAAAACTTGAATCACGACCTATCCATGGTACACCATGGGAAGAGATGTTTTATATTGATCTACAAGGTAATGTTCATGATTATGAAATGCAAGTCGCGCTTAAAGAATTAGCTGCAATCACTTTATATACCAAAGTACTTGGCTGTTATCCTAGTGATTCAATTACCGCTATTATGTAA
- the mutY gene encoding A/G-specific adenine glycosylase produces the protein MTKNFANAVLDWYEQYGRKSLPWQIEKSPYHVWLSEVMLQQTQVATVIPYFKRFIAQFPKITDLAKAPIDDILHLWTGLGYYARARNLHKAAQVIAENFDGKFPTKFEDVIALPGVGRSTAGAILSLSQNQHYPILDGNVKRVLTRSFAIEGWPGNKIVENQLWQLSEQVTPKHNVAKFNQAMMDIGAMVCTRSKPKCNLCPLNYSCLAYQNDSWQQYPTKKPKKSIPEKMAYFLILEHNKAIWLEKRPPAGIWGGLYCLPQFSSEQALTDWLEKHGIESSKSKQLIAFRHTFSHFHLDIIPIYCEIKNNTKCLEDSNGYWYKLNSENTKIGLATPVYNLLNQLA, from the coding sequence ATGACAAAAAATTTTGCAAATGCTGTACTTGATTGGTATGAACAGTACGGTAGAAAATCACTACCATGGCAAATTGAAAAAAGCCCCTATCATGTTTGGTTATCCGAAGTCATGTTACAGCAGACACAGGTAGCAACGGTTATTCCATACTTTAAGCGTTTTATTGCACAATTTCCTAAAATTACTGATTTAGCTAAAGCGCCAATTGACGACATATTACATCTTTGGACGGGGCTAGGTTATTATGCTAGGGCACGCAATTTACATAAAGCAGCACAGGTTATCGCTGAAAATTTTGATGGCAAATTTCCAACTAAATTTGAGGATGTGATTGCCTTGCCGGGAGTTGGGCGTTCAACCGCTGGTGCCATTCTATCTCTATCACAAAATCAACATTACCCGATACTTGATGGCAATGTTAAGCGAGTTTTAACCCGATCTTTTGCAATAGAAGGTTGGCCAGGGAATAAAATTGTTGAGAATCAACTTTGGCAATTAAGTGAACAAGTGACACCTAAACATAACGTTGCAAAATTTAATCAAGCAATGATGGATATTGGCGCAATGGTCTGTACACGTTCGAAACCAAAATGCAATTTGTGCCCATTAAACTATTCATGCCTTGCTTATCAGAATGACAGTTGGCAACAATATCCAACCAAAAAACCTAAAAAATCTATACCTGAAAAAATGGCCTATTTTCTAATTCTTGAACATAATAAAGCTATTTGGCTAGAAAAAAGACCTCCGGCTGGGATTTGGGGGGGTTTATATTGTTTACCACAATTCTCAAGCGAGCAAGCATTAACTGACTGGCTGGAAAAGCATGGTATTGAATCCAGCAAATCTAAACAGTTAATAGCCTTTCGTCATACGTTTAGCCATTTTCACTTAGATATTATCCCAATTTACTGTGAGATAAAAAATAACACTAAGTGTTTGGAAGATTCAAATGGTTATTGGTATAAACTTAACTCGGAGAATACCAAAATTGGCTTAGCTACGCCTGTTTATAATTTATTGAATCAATTAGCTTAA
- a CDS encoding MFS transporter: MSSKQSQGLSAWLVFLMAFAIGITVASNYYAQPLLHSITDDLHIAVKHAGLIIMAAQFSYAVGLLFITPLGDKIERKQLILTLMILSICGLIISAISKNLWMLVLGTAMTGLFSTVAQVLIPFAATLSRPEHRGKIVGTLMSGMLLGILLGRTFAGFVSSIADWHYVYWIASSIMTLVTLLLWLSLPTYKNNIDINYFQLLLSIGSLYKQEAVLRIRSLLAIISFALFSLLWTPLAFLLSDAPYHYSDFIIGLFGLAGAAGALGSPIVGKLSDQGKGWLATSIGLTLLLAAWLPLSIAKYSLVALIFGVILLDFAVQVTHVSNMNAIYQIRPEARSRMNTGYMVSYFIGGMLGSIASTYLYSNYGWIAIIISGTVLGLLGILCWVYYLRTVHHPKHKA; the protein is encoded by the coding sequence ATGAGTAGCAAACAATCCCAAGGGCTATCTGCGTGGTTAGTTTTTTTGATGGCTTTTGCCATTGGCATTACAGTTGCCAGTAATTATTATGCACAACCGCTATTACATTCAATAACTGATGATTTACATATTGCAGTTAAACATGCAGGTTTAATCATTATGGCCGCTCAATTTAGTTATGCTGTTGGTTTACTATTTATCACCCCACTCGGAGATAAAATTGAACGTAAACAGCTAATACTTACATTAATGATATTATCAATCTGTGGACTAATAATTAGTGCGATATCAAAGAATTTATGGATGTTGGTATTAGGTACTGCAATGACAGGCCTATTTTCGACCGTTGCCCAAGTACTCATTCCTTTTGCTGCAACGCTATCACGTCCTGAACATCGAGGTAAAATTGTCGGCACACTAATGAGCGGTATGTTACTTGGTATTCTACTAGGTAGAACATTTGCGGGTTTTGTTTCATCAATAGCCGATTGGCATTATGTTTATTGGATTGCCTCGTCAATTATGACCTTAGTCACTTTATTACTTTGGTTATCATTACCAACTTATAAAAACAACATCGACATTAACTATTTCCAACTGTTATTGTCAATTGGTTCATTGTACAAACAAGAAGCTGTTTTACGCATCAGGTCATTGTTAGCGATTATTTCCTTTGCTTTATTTTCATTATTATGGACACCGCTGGCCTTCTTATTAAGTGATGCTCCTTATCATTATTCTGACTTTATTATTGGTTTGTTCGGTTTGGCTGGCGCAGCAGGCGCATTAGGATCACCCATAGTCGGCAAATTATCAGATCAAGGAAAAGGCTGGTTAGCCACTTCCATTGGTTTGACATTATTACTTGCTGCTTGGCTACCGCTTTCTATTGCCAAGTATTCTCTCGTGGCCTTAATTTTTGGTGTAATCTTATTAGATTTTGCTGTGCAAGTTACCCATGTATCCAATATGAATGCTATTTATCAAATTCGTCCAGAAGCACGTAGCCGTATGAATACTGGTTACATGGTCAGTTATTTTATCGGTGGTATGTTAGGCTCTATTGCTTCTACTTACTTGTATAGCAATTATGGTTGGATAGCAATAATTATTTCCGGAACCGTTTTAGGACTCTTAGGTATACTCTGTTGGGTCTATTATCTTAGAACCGTTCACCATCCTAAACATAAGGCTTAA
- a CDS encoding NADH:flavin oxidoreductase/NADH oxidase: MAKISYLNTPFKVKNLSLKNRIVMPPMCQYQAKDGLANDWHFVHYVSRAIGGVGLIILEMTNVAPNGRITPNCLGLWNDKQRDQLKGIVDAVHAQNGKIAIQIAHAGRKALGESDVVSCSATRYDGNVEANPEWQYQMPRELTKDEIIDIIEKFKQSTKRAVEAGFDAIELHGAHGYLIHQFCSPKTNLRTDEYGQDKLLFAEQVIKAAKSVMPKDMPLIVRFSAKEYGTNGYDIDYGCQIAKRLAQAGADVLDVSGGGDGKLDPEHTPDFHAGYQVYLARAIRQVTDLPIITVGMLEDPYVADYVLSTGDADLVGIGRGLLKDPYWPLRIPSSPFIPTSYQISFK, translated from the coding sequence ATGGCAAAAATATCTTATCTTAATACGCCATTTAAAGTAAAAAATTTATCACTCAAAAATCGCATCGTTATGCCACCAATGTGTCAATATCAAGCAAAAGATGGGTTAGCTAATGATTGGCACTTTGTTCATTACGTTTCTCGGGCGATTGGTGGTGTCGGCTTAATTATTTTAGAAATGACCAATGTAGCGCCTAATGGGCGAATCACACCTAACTGTTTGGGATTATGGAATGATAAACAACGCGATCAACTGAAAGGTATTGTCGATGCTGTTCATGCACAAAATGGTAAAATAGCTATTCAAATTGCCCATGCTGGTCGAAAAGCTTTAGGTGAGTCTGATGTGGTTTCATGTTCTGCAACCCGCTATGATGGCAATGTCGAAGCTAATCCGGAATGGCAATACCAAATGCCAAGAGAATTAACCAAAGATGAAATTATCGACATCATCGAAAAATTTAAACAATCAACGAAACGAGCAGTGGAAGCAGGTTTTGATGCCATTGAATTACATGGTGCTCATGGTTATTTAATTCACCAATTCTGTTCGCCAAAAACGAATTTAAGAACCGATGAATATGGTCAAGATAAATTATTATTCGCTGAACAAGTTATTAAAGCTGCAAAATCTGTTATGCCAAAAGATATGCCATTAATTGTGCGCTTTTCGGCTAAAGAATACGGTACTAACGGTTATGATATTGATTATGGCTGCCAAATTGCCAAACGATTAGCTCAAGCTGGTGCCGATGTTTTAGATGTTAGTGGTGGTGGAGATGGAAAACTGGATCCAGAACACACACCTGATTTTCATGCTGGTTACCAAGTTTATCTAGCCCGAGCAATTAGACAGGTAACCGATTTACCGATTATCACTGTTGGTATGCTTGAAGATCCTTATGTTGCCGATTATGTGCTAAGCACTGGGGATGCTGATTTAGTTGGAATTGGTCGAGGTTTATTGAAAGATCCTTATTGGCCGTTACGAATTCCATCGTCACCATTTATACCAACTTCTTATCAAATATCTTTCAAATAA